Sequence from the Thermocoleostomius sinensis A174 genome:
AGGTTTTCGCATCCCAACATTGTTCGCGTTACAGACTTTTTTATTGAGGAAGGGCTGCCCTATATCGTCATGGATTTCATTCCAGGGCAGACGTTGCGAACGCTAGTAATTCCTCACAATCCTTTGCCTGAATCGATCGCCCTCCAATATATTCGACAGGTGGCGGAAGCGCTGAAAGTGGTACATCACCAGGGCTTGCTGCACCGAGATGTGAAGCCGCAAAACATTATCCTGCGGCAGGGCACTCAGGAAGTGGTGCTAATTGATTTTGGCATCGCTCGCGAGTTCACAATGGGTGCAACTCAGACCCATACGGGTATTTTATCGGCAGGCTATGCGCCGATCGAGCAATACTTACCCAAAGCCAAGCGCACTCCTGCAACGGATGTATACGGTTTAGCGGCAACCCTATACACCCTGCTAACAGCGGAAGTGCCAGTGCCTGCCACGTTGCGTCATCGTCAGCCGCTGCCCGAACCGCGAGAACTACAGTCGAGCCTCAGCCCCAAAGTCAATCAGGCGGTGCTGCATGGCATGGCTTTGGAGCCGGAACAACGCCCGCAGACAATCGAGGCTTGGCTGAATTTGTTGCCTTCCGATCAGGGGGGGCGATCGAATGCTTCGCCGCCCATACCAGCATCGGTGACGATGCCAACGCTAGCGGTAGCACCGCGACCACCGAAACTACGAGTCACTGAAACAGCCGCGTTGCCTGTGAGTCCAATGGCAGCCAACGCAGCACCCGATGGTTCGATGGAGGCAATCGGTTACCATTCGGCGGCTCGTCCCAATCAGCATCCTGTTTTAGCTCCACGTCAGCGCTATCGATCGGGGTTGGTGGCCAGTGCCACTGCCCTAGCGCTATTGGTGCCATTGGGCGTTGGCAGTTGGTTACTGAGTCAACCCTCTGAAACGAACTCCGAGCCAGACATCATTACGCCGACTGAGCCGAGCCAGCGCTCGAACTCAGACTTGTTGCCATTGCCACCAGATAACGTAGAACCAACGGCTCCCACTACTTCAGATGCCACGCCTTCTCCCGACGCGATCGCCACGCCTAGCCCCAGCCCCATTCCTTCACCAACCGAGTCTCCTGATGCAACCGCGAATGACGCCATCGATGCAACGCAAGACTCAACCGAACCAGGCGTGATCGATACATTGCCTCCCGCCAATGTTCCTATGACGGAAGGGGTGGATTCGTCCCCAGAGTCTTTAGAAGGTCTTGGCTCGGACGTGCCTTTGCCGGATGGATCGTCTCCGGCTAGTTCTGCACCCATCTTGACACCCGCTGTGCCAGAAAATACTGATGTCAACAGCAATCCGGAGGAGCGGGTGAGTCGCGGTCGCAGAAGTGGAAGCGATCGAGAACCACCCAGACGGGACAAAAAGCCCAAGGACAAGTGAAGCTAGGGCTGCATCGCTACTTTGATGACCTTGCGATCGCGCATATCGTAAAACACCTGCTCCAGGTTTTTCAGCGGTTGGTGATCGCTAATTAGCAACTTAAACGGCAACGTACCGCTCGCCAGCAACTCCAGCGCCGCTCGAACATACTGGGGGGTGCTGTGAAACACGCCTTTTAGGGTCAGTTCGCTGTAGTGCAACTGCTCGGTGCTGACGGTGATTGTGGTGTCGCGTGGGCAGCCGCCAAACAGGTTAACCGTCGCTCCAGGACGAGCACAGGCGATCGCCATTTCCCACACAGCCGGCAAGCCAGTTGCTTCTATCACCACATCGGCTCCCCAGCCATCCGTTAATGCTTTTACCTGGGCTGGAATATCGGCAAGGCGATGATAGTTGAAGGTTTTCGCTACACCAAACTGCTCGCCAATTTCTAAGCGGCGATCGCTGCCGCCAAACAAAAACACCTCGGCTCCTTGGCGTACCAATTCTCCGGCAAACATCAGCCCAATGGCACCATCCCCCAACAGTGCCACCCGATCGCTCGGTTTCACATTCGATCGCGCCGCTCCATGCAGCACACAGGCCAGTGGTTCGGTCATTGCGGCCAGGGCGTCTGATAGGTGATCGGGAATATGCAGCAGATTGTGTTGGACAATGGGTGCAGGAATCTTCAGATACTCAGCAAATGTACCGTTGTTAAAGCTGAGATGGGTACAGAGGGAATATTCCTGCTTTTGGCAAAAGAAACAGGTCATGCAAGGAGCCGAATTGTTGGCCACTACCCGATCGCCCACTTGCCAACCCGTCACCCCTTCTCCGACCGCTGCGATCGTCCCGGCCGCCTCATGACCAAACGGGGTCGGCGGCTTCAGCATCTTCGCATGTCCGCCTCTGCGCCAGACCTTCAAATCAGTGCCGCAGGTGGTAGCGGCTCCGACTCGAATCACCACCTCACCTGGAGCCGGAACTGGGGTTGCGATCTGCTCTAAGCGTAAATCTTCTTTGCCGTACAATACTGCTGCTAACACGATGCCTTTTCCTTCTCGAACCCCTTGATTCTAAGGGATCTTGACGATTGAGAGTTTAAAACTGGCTACACCCAAGACGGCAGCCATCGTCGCATCTGCAACTCCGATGGAGTTAAGGGCAGTCCTAAATAAATAGGCATCCAAAAGGCAAACGCCAATAGCACCAGGACTACGATCGCAGTTGCCATCACTTTGCGCAGTTGTGATGAACTCCAGAACCAGCGATCGGTGATGAGGGCCAGAGACAGCACCGCAAAAACTAGAGACCCCATGTAGTGATAGATGAAAACGCAACGGGTGACTTTTGCCCACGGTAACAGATTGGCGGCCCAATTGATTAGTAAGTAAAGCGCTACCCAATCAAAAGCTCTGATGGGCTGGATGCGATCGGATGGTGCACCAGCGGCGTTTTGCCCCAGTTGCCCCAGTCTTCCCAGTCGCTGCCCAAACCGCTGAACCGTCAATATCGTCAGTAGTCCGATCGCCACTGTAGATAACCACCACAGGAAAGGATTACCCATGGCATGAACATCGTAGATGATGGCAGCCGCGTTGACAGGGGTAGGCGGGCCAATCACAGGGGGTGGTTCTTGCGGGGCATGGGCAATTTGGTAAAAATAGGCGATCGGGCGCAGCATTAGTGGCCAGGTGTACCACAAGGAACAGTAGGGATGGGCATCTAATCCCCCTACCCGACCGTGATAGTCGAGTGTTTGCAGTTGCAGCGTCCAGAAACTATTGCCATCAAGCTGCATGTAGGGAATCCAGCTTGCGTAATAGGTGAACGCGGGAATTAGGGCAAAACAAATGAGAATATGCCCCAGATGAAGCTGGTGCAAGTTGTTGAGCGGAAAGGGCGATCGGCGTAAGGTCGGTGTGGCTGCTTTCGGCGTGCGGACTTTCTCGATCCAGTGCCAAACCCAATAACTAATCCAAATGGCGTAAGCTCCTAACAAAAAGCCCAAGCCGTTCCACTTAATCGAAGCGGCAGCGCCGAACCCCACTCCCGCCAAGCTCAACCACAACCACTGTTGCCAGCCGATCGCTCGCAGCGCTAACAGAAACCCAAGGTGGCCTAACAGCCCAAAGCTAACCAGGTAGACATTATTAAGGGCATAGCGCGATTCCACCAAATATAGCCCATCCGCCGCCATTAGTAATCCAGCTAGGAGGGCAAAGCTGCGACGGTGACTCAATAGGTAAGCAATCCCTGCGACAAGTAGGGGAATGATCGATCCTGTGAACGCATTGAGCCAGCGATAGCTGAAGGTAGATAAAAACAAGCCAGACAAGCCATTTTTAAGACTGTCATCCACCCACGGCAGCACTTGACTGATCCATTGACCGCTCCAAATGCCGATCGCCACGATATAAGTACTCAGGGGTGGATGTCCGGTGAAAATTAGTTCCCCCTTCAGAAAGTGGCTAGCAAAGCGTGCATAATACACCTCATCAAATACCAGCGTATTGAAGCGACTGAGACCCCAAAACCGCAGCGCCAGCGAGATTAAAAAGATTCCCACCATGCCACACCAGAACAGCAGTGGAGACAAATCAGGATATTTCGAGGGGCGAGGAGCGATCGACGGCATAGCGTTCACTAAACGTTACGCAACTACAAACGCCCTAATACTAAACCAAGGAATCGGAACCGTGGGCTAGTTCATCTAAACTAGTGACAAAACCAGTGACAAAGCCGATTAATCTGGACAGAGGAGTGCAGCCGTGATTGAATGATAAACCTTGTATCGCCCTCATCCCAATCTCTCCCCCCAAGTAGACTGTGCTTGTTAACCAGAGTAGGGAAATCCGATCGTCCCTAGCGGAAATCTTTACTGACTACAATGAAAGCGATCGCCTAAGCTTGGGCTTAATATCACTGTTAGCGGTAGGGCTAGCGGTCAAGATTTAGTGTTCTTCTCGTCATCCGTTGCAGTAACTATGACAACGATTCTAGAACAGGGCAATATTTCGATTCATACCGAGAATATTTTCCCCATTATCAAAAAATGGCTGTATTCCGATCACGAAATTTTTCTGCGCGAGTTAATCTCGAATGCAGTGGATGCCATCAAAAAATTAAAGATGGTATCTCGCACGGGCGAATATGCTGGCGATACGGGCGAACCGGAAATTACGATCGCGATCGACAAAGATAAAAAAACGTTGTCCGTTTCCGATAATGGTATTGGCATGACGGCCGACGAGGTGAAGAAATATATTAACCAGGTGGCTTTTTCTAGTGCCGAAGAATTTGTTCAGAAGTATAAAAGTACGCCAGACGAACAGATTATCGGTCATTTTGGCTTAGGGTTCTATTCGTCCTTTATGGTGGCGTCGCGGGTCGAGGTGGATACGCTGTCCTATCAAGCGGGGGCCCAGGCAGTCCATTGGTCTTGCGATGGTTCCACGCAGTTTGAACTGACAGAATCCGATCGCACCGATCGCGGTACAACGGTCACGTTGACCTTGATGGACGAGGAGTTGGACTATCTAGAGCCATACCGCATCAAGCAGTTGGTGACAAAATACTGCGATTTCATGCCCTTCCCAATCAAATTTGAGGGAGAGCAAATTAATAAGCAGAAAGCTCCTTGGAAAGAATCGCCCAGTTCCCTCAGCCAGGAAGACTATCTAGAGTTTTATCGCTATCTTTATCCGTTTCAGGAAGATCCGCTGCTGTGGGTACACCTCAACACCGACTATCCTTTCGTCGTTAACGGCATTCTCTACTTCCCCAAGCTGAAGCCAGATGTGGATGTTACGAAGGGGCAAATCAAGTTGTTCTGCAATCAGGTGTTTGTCAGCGACAACTGTGAAGAAGTGATTCCTCGCTTTCTCATGCCGTTGCGAGGAGTCATTGACAGCACCGATATTCCCCTGAATGTATCGCGCAGTTTCTTGCAGAACGATCGCACCGTGCGCAAAATTGCCGATTACATTGCCAAGAAAGTTGGCGATCGGCTGAAAGAGCTATATCGAGACGATCGGGAGCAGTACATTCGCGGCTGGCAAGACTTGGGCACGTTTGTTAAGTTCGGCTCCATGAACGATGACAAGTTCAAGAAGCAGGTTGAAGATATCTTAATCTACCGCACCACCTATGAGGGAGTGGGGAATCGGGAATCGGGAGTTGGAGAAACTGAACTCCCTGCGGTACAGGTACAGTCTGAAGAGGGCGACGTATGGCAAGATGTGAGGCCATCGGAGTCACCATCATCTGGCTCTGCTACCCTGGACGGCAAAACCTACACCACGCTGAAGGAATACCTGGAGCGCAACAAAGAGCGTCACGAGAATCGCGTTTACTATTGTACCGATGCGGCGTCGCAAGCTACGTATGTAGAACTGCACAAGAGCCAGGGCTTGGAAGTGTTGTTCATGGATTCCTTTATTGACTCACACTTCATCAGCTTCTTGGAGCGGGAATATTCTGATGTGAAGTTTTCGCGAGTGGATGCTGATCTCGACGATACGCTAATTGATAAAGATCAAGCGACTGAGATTGTCGATCCCACCACCAACAAAACCCGCAGTGAAGTCATCAAGGAATTGTTCACGACCGCATTGAACAAACCAAAAGTGACCATTCGCACCGAAGCCCTAAAGTCTGACAATGCCGAGGCGGCTCCTCCGGCGATCGTCCTCCTTCCCGAAACCCTACGGCGGATGCGCGAAATGAATGCCTTGTTGATGCAACAAGCTGTGGAATTTCCCGAAGAGCATACGCTATTAGTCAATACCTCACACCCGCTGATTCAAAACTTAATCAACATCAGCAAAGGCAGCGTGGTGCAAACTAGTGGCCCGTCTCCTTCGGCAGAGTTGGCAACCCTCATTTGCCAACATGTTTACGACTTGGCGCTGATGGCTCAGAAAGGCTTTGATGCCGATGGTATGAAGGCGTTTGTAGAGCGATCGAACCAGGTGTTGACGCGGTTAACGCAGAGCTGAAGATTGATTGGGAGGTTGAAGATTCGGGATAGATGGCTTGCCGTGAGCGGCTCAGTCGAACGGCAGATGGAGAAGATGGGGAAGCATTTTCCCCAAGGTTCCTCTATTCTCCGCCTCCCACCTCCCACCAACCAGCTTTGTCCTTTCAAATCAGTTGACTTAAACTAGTTGACAAAACTAGAGAACTTTGACACCATAGAAATTGCGCGATTTTCGCGGGTGTAGCTCAGTGGTAGAGCGCAACCTTGCCAAGGTTGATGTCGTGGGTTCGAATCCCATCACCCGCTTCTTAAGGTCTTAGAGAATTTTCAGGTGGGGTGGGTATTTCACCGTGCTCCCTTCGAGCACTGGTCAGTAGCTCAAGCCATAATCGAGGGGTTGTCTGTTGGGAGAAGAGTTTGGAGATGAGGGCAGCTCCGACGTAAATTCAGCAACGCCAGAAATTAGATAGGTATGGAGTGAGGCGATTGTGGTAGTCGAGTGTAGCTTTACTAATTAACTTGTGAGTCTTTAGCTGAGTAGGTTAGGGTAGGTTATTCACTCGAATCGCTTGATTATTCCATAGCAAAGTGATAGCCTCAGGAATCGAGGCTATCTTTTTCTCTGTGAAAGGTAGTCATCGCATCAACATCAACCTAGAAGCTAAATTCTAGGACGCTGATTAGGGAAGTGACCAGCAACCCTAACCAGCTAACCTTAAACCGGAGCGTGACCGGTCTAAGGCTAGAAGAGATTATCTCATCTAGCTGACAGATCCTGCTGCAATGGTGAATCGAATTTGGCTTCTAGTTTCCTCATCTGAAACTAGGAGTTTTCACTATGGCTGACTTCATTGATATTCCATCGGGAGACGCACGATCGGTCAGAAGCAAGCGCCGCGCCGTCAAAATCTTGATGATTGGACAACCCGAAGACGTAGCGGCTGAGATTGCCCACCTGTATCACTGTGGCTACGGTCGGTGGAAAACTGGTCGCGGGCCTTGCCCTATGCCCAGATTCAACAAGCCACGGTGCGAGAACCCGGAGAGATTATGCGGATTTACAAGCGCTATGTCGATCGGTAGGAGGTAAGCGGGAATCGAGAATCGGGAGTTGGGAGTCGGAAATCGGGGTTGGCTGGTCGCGTTCACCACCTATCTATACAGGCTATACACGTCTGTCCATGTCTGATTCACCCGACTCCCTGCCCTCAATTTGCTTTTGAAAAGAGTGTTAACAATCACCGCTGTGATCCTGGTTTAAGCTACATTGGGAGGTATGAGAACTCAAACAAGTAGTTTAGTTCTGAGTGGCGATTACAGGTTCTAATCTGGAAAGCTGCAAGACCGATCGACTCGTTCTTTGTCTTTTCTGCGTCTTCCAAGCTAGATTCACCTAATCTTATTGCTGACTGTGCAATCTCAGAAACTTCAAAAAATTGATTTTAATCAAGAATATCCTTGCCCCTGTCGCCGTCGGGGACGCTTGACGCCGATCGCCCTCACTGAAGCCTTCGGCTGTAATCGCTGTCAGCAAATTTTTGTGGTGCAAGATAATGGGTATGTGATTGAACAGCTTTCAACCAATTATCCTTACAAGCGGGCGTGGCGTTGGACAGGCAATCAATGGAATATTGCCCACTCCAGTCTAGGACGTGGCTATCTGCCTCTAACGCTGGTTACCATTTTTGTGCTGGTTTTCTTGCTGCTGCTGACAACGCTTCAATCGCCTTTAAGCAACAGTGTGACGTTTCGGGTGATTGCAGCACTGGTGCTGTCTATGATGCTAGTCTTAATGCTATGGCTAGTTTGTAGACGTTATTAGTCACCCCCAGGTATCTTGACTTCTTCACCTGATCTGATTACCGTTGCCCAACGTGCTCTACATTCTTCGGCTGTTTTAGCAGCCGTGAAAGGAGGAGAGCGCAGTCGGGCTTTACAGTTTATGTCCGAGTCTCTGCGCGAGCGACAGGACGATATTTTAGAGGCCAATACCCTAGATCTGGAGGTGAGCCGCGAGATGGCCGTTCCAGAGTTGATCCTAGACTGGCTGAAGCTCACCCCTGAACGGTTGCAAACGGCTGGGCAAATCTTGCAACGATTGGCAGAGCTTTCTGATCCAATTCAGCAGGTGATGAATGTGCCATCTTATCAGGTAGATGAATGCCATACCTACTATCAATTGATGCCGTTGGGCGTAATTGCGCTAGTGTATGAATCGTTTCCAGAATTAGGGGCGATCGCAGCGGGGTTGTGTGTACGCAGCGGCAACAGTTTAATTCTGCGGGGTGGTCCAGAAGCGAGTCACTCGAATCAGGCGATTGTGGATACGCTGCAATTGGCGTTGGAAGATGCAGGGTTGCCAGTCGGCTGTCTGCAACTGTTGTCGGCTGATCAGGGGGATGTGATTCGAGACGTGGTGACGCTGGATCGTTATATCAATCTGGTGATTCCCTATGGACGATCGAGCTTGGTGCAGCAGGTGATTCGACAAGCTACGGCTCCGGTCTTGAAAACGGCGATCGGCAATTGCTATCTATACTGGTCTCCGTCTGGCGGCTTGGATATTGCCCGTTGGATGATTTTAGATAGCCACCTCAGTGAACCTGATGCGGTCAATGCGATCGAAAAAGTGTTGATACACCGGGATCACAGTATGGCCGCTTTAAAAACCCTCTGGAATAGCTTGAAAGAAAAAGGCTTTAAGCTGCGAGGAGATGAGGTGCTGCTGACGGAATTTCCTGAGGTGTTTACGGCAGGTGTGGACGATGCTGAATGGGGGCAAGCTTATCTGAACGATACGATCGCCTTCAAGGTGGTAGACAAACTGGAAACGGCCATTAGCTGGATCAACCAACACAGCAGCGGCCATGCTGATTGTCTGGCCACCGAATCGTATCAAGAGAGCCGCCAGTTTGCCTTGGGCGTCAACAGTTCCATGACCTATATCAACGCCTCTCCGCGCTTCTATCGCAACCCCAAACGCGGCAGCCCGATCGCCTTGGGCATGTCGAACCAAAAGGGGCATCGTCGTGGGTTGATTAGTCTAGAAGCCCTAACGACGATGAAGCATATTGTGCAAGGAAACGGAGGGTATTAGTTGGTAGCTAGTTGCAAACAGACCAATCTATTGACACAAATCGGCTGTCCACTCGTCTGAACCACGCCCCGGCTGGCATTTGTTTTGTTGCGTCACTCGCACAAGCTGCCAAGTTGGTTGCCCTTGCGTACTTGCCACAGGTTCAAATTCATAGCGGGTACGAATGGCCCGAACCGAGTCATCTGGTAGCCCGCGCACTACTGATTCCACCACCGCCCGATCGGGTGCAGAATAGGTGACTTTAAGTTGCTCAGACCCGACCAACTCGCCTGAAAATTGCCGCAACTGAAACGCCATCGCCAACGGATCGGGGCCGGGTTCCGGCAAGGCAATGTTTTCAACCACACGATAGTCTTCAGCCGATTCTGGATCAGGATCGGCCGCGGCGTCTTCGTCAACGGACTGAGCGATCGAGTCGTTGGTGTCAATCGCATCTGTGCGAGTTGTAGTCTCCGGTTGGCTGCATCCAACTAGGCCAATCAGTGCAGTAGCGGTGAGTATCACAGTGAGACCACGCGATCGTTTAATCATAAAAATTTTCCTCGATGAAATTTGAATAGGGGTGACTAGAGTAAAATCAGCACTCCAGAACATTAAAGACTTTTAGAGAACAAACTTGGTTCCAGCCTTGGAGGCAGCATAAGTTGAACTGCCCATTACCAGATCTGTAAGGTCAATTCGAGGAATTGGTGTAAGCTCCAGAGAAAAATCAACAAAAAAGCGGGTGTGACAATCGCACCCACTTTTGCTAATTAGATCTGCTAATTAGATCAATCTATGCAATCAGCTAGGCTTGTTTATCCTCGACTAACTTCACCTTTTGCGCCAAGCCCAAAAATTGAAGGACGCGAACCATCATCCAAGTGGCGTCAATTTCCCACCACTTCAAGCCGTGACGCGCCGAATACTGATAAGCATGGTGGTTGTTGTGCCAGCCCTCGCCATAGGTTAGCAACGCTACCCACCAGCAGTTTGTGGAACGATCGCCCGATTCGTAGGTGCGATAGCCAAACTTATGCGTAGCGCTGTTAACCAACCAGGTGCAGTGGTAGACCAACACCAGCCGCACAAACACGCCCCAAACCACGAACGGCCAGCCACCAATTAAATACAGAAGAATGGCAAAGACCACTTGAATGGGGAAAAAGTAGTTTTCCATGAACTGGTAGAACCGATCGTCTTTAATATCCTTGGTGAAGCGATCGACTTCCTTTTCAGCCGGAACCTCATAGAGCATCCATCCCATGTGGCTCCACCAAAAGCCTTTACCTGAATCATGGTGATCCACGGTTTGATCGGAGTGAAGGTGATGGTGACGATGTAGCCCTACCCACCAGATGGGGCCCCCCTGCATTGACAGTGTGCCGCAAAACACTAGGAAATATTCCAGCCATTTGGGTGTTTGAAAACTGCGGTGAGTTACCAGTCGGTGCCAACCGAGTGTAATGCCCAGTCCGCCCGTCACCCAGTGCAAGAAAAGCGCTAGCCCTACGGCGGCCCAGCTAAAGTTGCTGGGCAAAAGAGCAAACAGTGCTCCAATGTGGAGAACAGTCATCACCACAATGACAGTCCAGTCTAAGGGAAGTTTGTTTGAGGTTGCGATAGTCATTCCTAATCTCAATATGAAATTTGCAAACAATCCAGATCGTTAATGGGTTTTACGATTTCTCCACGAGCTTAACTTTTCGGGCTAAGCCCAGCGCTTGCAGGATGCGAATCATCATCCAAGTGGCGTCAATTTCCCACCACTTCAAGCCGTGACGCGCAGAGTACTGAAAGGTGTGATGGTTGTTGTGCCAACCCTCGCCGTAGCTGAGTAGGGCCACCCACCAACAGTTCGTCGAACGATCGTTCGAGTCATAAGTCCGATAGCCAAACTTATGGGTGGCGCTATTGACCAGCCAAGTGGAATGGTAAACCAGCACCAGCCGCACAAACACGCCCCAAATCAAAAATGGCAGGCCGCCGATGAGATAGAGCAATCCGGCAAACACCAATTGCACGTGAAAGAAGTATTTGTCTAGAAATTGATACAAGCGATCGTCTTTAATATCTTGGGTGAACCGGGGAATTTCGTGTTCAACGGGAACCTTGTGGAACATCCAAAACAAGTGGCTCCACCAAAACCCTTTGGTAGAGTCGTGATGATCAACATCTTGATCTGAGTACAAATGGTGGTGGCGGTGCAGTCCTACCCACCAAATGGGCCCCCCTTGCATCGCCAATGTGCCACAGAATACGAGAAGATATTCTAGCCATTTGGGTGTTTGAAAGCTGCGGTGGGTTAATAGCCGATGCCAACCTAAAGTAATGCCGACGCCAGCAGTTAGCCAGTGCAGAAACAAAGCTAGCCCGACCGCCGCCCAACTAAACGTGCTAGGTAGGAAAGCTAGCAGTGCTCCTAGGTGAATAATCACGAGCGCGATGATGGTAGACCACATCAATGGGGGTTTAGGTGATGTTGCAATTGTCATTCAAGTATCTCAATGGGAACAGGTAGCCCGATCTGCGCGACAATTAAGTTCCGCACATTCGCCGAGTTTGGAACCAGGTTTGGGCAAAGGGTAGGTTGCTAGGTTCGATCGGCTGGGCAACGTTGCACAACTTAAACCTAGATGAGTAAAAGTTTCAACCATTCAAGCACCAAACTTTCTGTTTTTGATTGTCGTCATACGGTCATCTCTCTAAAGAGGAGTACGGATTAATAATGAGCAGCATTGAGCGGCTTCAGCAGGCAGAACAGGCACTATTTCAGATTTTTTCTGGTATTGACTCTCAGGTCAAGAAAAACTTACGACGAGTGCTGACTGCATTCCAGACGCATCAGGTCGGCGTCCACCATTTTACCAGTGTAAGTGGCTATGGACATGATGATT
This genomic interval carries:
- a CDS encoding serine/threonine protein kinase; protein product: MAFPVGRSLQSGKYILDQELGQGGFGVTYTATHQALGQVVVIKTMNSALRYDPKFPNFQRQFQDEARRLARFSHPNIVRVTDFFIEEGLPYIVMDFIPGQTLRTLVIPHNPLPESIALQYIRQVAEALKVVHHQGLLHRDVKPQNIILRQGTQEVVLIDFGIAREFTMGATQTHTGILSAGYAPIEQYLPKAKRTPATDVYGLAATLYTLLTAEVPVPATLRHRQPLPEPRELQSSLSPKVNQAVLHGMALEPEQRPQTIEAWLNLLPSDQGGRSNASPPIPASVTMPTLAVAPRPPKLRVTETAALPVSPMAANAAPDGSMEAIGYHSAARPNQHPVLAPRQRYRSGLVASATALALLVPLGVGSWLLSQPSETNSEPDIITPTEPSQRSNSDLLPLPPDNVEPTAPTTSDATPSPDAIATPSPSPIPSPTESPDATANDAIDATQDSTEPGVIDTLPPANVPMTEGVDSSPESLEGLGSDVPLPDGSSPASSAPILTPAVPENTDVNSNPEERVSRGRRSGSDREPPRRDKKPKDK
- the htpG gene encoding molecular chaperone HtpG is translated as MTTILEQGNISIHTENIFPIIKKWLYSDHEIFLRELISNAVDAIKKLKMVSRTGEYAGDTGEPEITIAIDKDKKTLSVSDNGIGMTADEVKKYINQVAFSSAEEFVQKYKSTPDEQIIGHFGLGFYSSFMVASRVEVDTLSYQAGAQAVHWSCDGSTQFELTESDRTDRGTTVTLTLMDEELDYLEPYRIKQLVTKYCDFMPFPIKFEGEQINKQKAPWKESPSSLSQEDYLEFYRYLYPFQEDPLLWVHLNTDYPFVVNGILYFPKLKPDVDVTKGQIKLFCNQVFVSDNCEEVIPRFLMPLRGVIDSTDIPLNVSRSFLQNDRTVRKIADYIAKKVGDRLKELYRDDREQYIRGWQDLGTFVKFGSMNDDKFKKQVEDILIYRTTYEGVGNRESGVGETELPAVQVQSEEGDVWQDVRPSESPSSGSATLDGKTYTTLKEYLERNKERHENRVYYCTDAASQATYVELHKSQGLEVLFMDSFIDSHFISFLEREYSDVKFSRVDADLDDTLIDKDQATEIVDPTTNKTRSEVIKELFTTALNKPKVTIRTEALKSDNAEAAPPAIVLLPETLRRMREMNALLMQQAVEFPEEHTLLVNTSHPLIQNLINISKGSVVQTSGPSPSAELATLICQHVYDLALMAQKGFDADGMKAFVERSNQVLTRLTQS
- a CDS encoding acyl-CoA desaturase, with protein sequence MTIATSPKPPLMWSTIIALVIIHLGALLAFLPSTFSWAAVGLALFLHWLTAGVGITLGWHRLLTHRSFQTPKWLEYLLVFCGTLAMQGGPIWWVGLHRHHHLYSDQDVDHHDSTKGFWWSHLFWMFHKVPVEHEIPRFTQDIKDDRLYQFLDKYFFHVQLVFAGLLYLIGGLPFLIWGVFVRLVLVYHSTWLVNSATHKFGYRTYDSNDRSTNCWWVALLSYGEGWHNNHHTFQYSARHGLKWWEIDATWMMIRILQALGLARKVKLVEKS
- a CDS encoding acyl-CoA desaturase; translated protein: MTIATSNKLPLDWTVIVVMTVLHIGALFALLPSNFSWAAVGLALFLHWVTGGLGITLGWHRLVTHRSFQTPKWLEYFLVFCGTLSMQGGPIWWVGLHRHHHLHSDQTVDHHDSGKGFWWSHMGWMLYEVPAEKEVDRFTKDIKDDRFYQFMENYFFPIQVVFAILLYLIGGWPFVVWGVFVRLVLVYHCTWLVNSATHKFGYRTYESGDRSTNCWWVALLTYGEGWHNNHHAYQYSARHGLKWWEIDATWMMVRVLQFLGLAQKVKLVEDKQA
- a CDS encoding phospholipid carrier-dependent glycosyltransferase, with protein sequence MPSIAPRPSKYPDLSPLLFWCGMVGIFLISLALRFWGLSRFNTLVFDEVYYARFASHFLKGELIFTGHPPLSTYIVAIGIWSGQWISQVLPWVDDSLKNGLSGLFLSTFSYRWLNAFTGSIIPLLVAGIAYLLSHRRSFALLAGLLMAADGLYLVESRYALNNVYLVSFGLLGHLGFLLALRAIGWQQWLWLSLAGVGFGAAASIKWNGLGFLLGAYAIWISYWVWHWIEKVRTPKAATPTLRRSPFPLNNLHQLHLGHILICFALIPAFTYYASWIPYMQLDGNSFWTLQLQTLDYHGRVGGLDAHPYCSLWYTWPLMLRPIAYFYQIAHAPQEPPPVIGPPTPVNAAAIIYDVHAMGNPFLWWLSTVAIGLLTILTVQRFGQRLGRLGQLGQNAAGAPSDRIQPIRAFDWVALYLLINWAANLLPWAKVTRCVFIYHYMGSLVFAVLSLALITDRWFWSSSQLRKVMATAIVVLVLLAFAFWMPIYLGLPLTPSELQMRRWLPSWV
- a CDS encoding glutamate-5-semialdehyde dehydrogenase; translated protein: MLTSSPDLITVAQRALHSSAVLAAVKGGERSRALQFMSESLRERQDDILEANTLDLEVSREMAVPELILDWLKLTPERLQTAGQILQRLAELSDPIQQVMNVPSYQVDECHTYYQLMPLGVIALVYESFPELGAIAAGLCVRSGNSLILRGGPEASHSNQAIVDTLQLALEDAGLPVGCLQLLSADQGDVIRDVVTLDRYINLVIPYGRSSLVQQVIRQATAPVLKTAIGNCYLYWSPSGGLDIARWMILDSHLSEPDAVNAIEKVLIHRDHSMAALKTLWNSLKEKGFKLRGDEVLLTEFPEVFTAGVDDAEWGQAYLNDTIAFKVVDKLETAISWINQHSSGHADCLATESYQESRQFALGVNSSMTYINASPRFYRNPKRGSPIALGMSNQKGHRRGLISLEALTTMKHIVQGNGGY
- a CDS encoding zinc-dependent alcohol dehydrogenase, translated to MLAAVLYGKEDLRLEQIATPVPAPGEVVIRVGAATTCGTDLKVWRRGGHAKMLKPPTPFGHEAAGTIAAVGEGVTGWQVGDRVVANNSAPCMTCFFCQKQEYSLCTHLSFNNGTFAEYLKIPAPIVQHNLLHIPDHLSDALAAMTEPLACVLHGAARSNVKPSDRVALLGDGAIGLMFAGELVRQGAEVFLFGGSDRRLEIGEQFGVAKTFNYHRLADIPAQVKALTDGWGADVVIEATGLPAVWEMAIACARPGATVNLFGGCPRDTTITVSTEQLHYSELTLKGVFHSTPQYVRAALELLASGTLPFKLLISDHQPLKNLEQVFYDMRDRKVIKVAMQP